A single genomic interval of Adhaeribacter pallidiroseus harbors:
- a CDS encoding T9SS C-terminal target domain-containing protein: MKNLQKITWFFLALLLAFTACDDNDNDNDGGTDPNPVDPTAFAITANATTNLNEITGDLKTGTITLEASKKYLLKGFVKIGDGATLTIPAGTIIKGDFASKGTLIIERGGKIMAEGTAAQPIVFTSNAAKGSRGPSNWGGIVIAGKAPINQAGGEAEFEGGYKVKFGGTEPNDNSGKLKYVRIEFGGIALLPNQEINGLTMGGVGAGTEIDYVQVSYSGDDAFEWFGGTVNAKHLIAYRTLDDDFDSDFGYSGKIQYAVASRDPLNADQSGSNGFESDNDPTGTDATPKTSVMFSNVSLFGPYKTTGMSIDPNFKTGVHIRRNSAMSLLNSVVAGYPTGLLIDDAKSEANATANALQIKNTIIAAATTPLAVKSGSTWDINTWFNTAGFGNSIVTANADLMMAGDPYGLTTPNFQPAAGSPLLTGASFTGLTGFDAVTYRGAFDGTTDWTAGWANFNPQNTDY; this comes from the coding sequence ATGAAAAACTTGCAAAAAATTACGTGGTTCTTCCTTGCCCTCTTGCTGGCATTTACGGCCTGCGATGATAACGACAATGACAATGACGGCGGAACAGACCCGAATCCAGTAGATCCAACTGCTTTTGCTATTACGGCTAATGCCACCACTAATTTAAACGAGATCACCGGTGATTTAAAAACGGGCACTATCACTTTAGAAGCTTCTAAGAAGTACTTGTTAAAAGGGTTTGTTAAGATTGGGGATGGCGCTACTTTAACTATTCCGGCCGGCACTATTATTAAAGGTGATTTTGCTTCGAAAGGAACGCTTATTATTGAAAGAGGCGGTAAGATTATGGCGGAAGGCACCGCGGCGCAACCTATTGTTTTTACTTCTAATGCGGCAAAAGGATCGCGTGGTCCTAGTAACTGGGGTGGTATTGTAATTGCGGGTAAAGCTCCTATAAACCAAGCAGGTGGCGAGGCTGAATTTGAAGGAGGTTACAAAGTAAAATTTGGCGGTACCGAGCCTAACGATAACTCCGGAAAATTAAAATACGTGCGCATTGAATTTGGTGGTATTGCTTTATTACCCAACCAGGAAATTAACGGTTTAACTATGGGAGGTGTTGGTGCTGGTACCGAAATTGATTATGTGCAGGTTTCTTATTCCGGTGATGATGCTTTTGAATGGTTTGGAGGTACCGTAAATGCCAAACATTTAATTGCATACCGCACGTTAGATGATGATTTTGATTCGGATTTCGGCTACAGTGGTAAAATACAGTATGCCGTAGCCTCCCGTGATCCGTTAAATGCAGACCAATCTGGTTCCAATGGTTTTGAATCAGATAACGACCCAACGGGTACAGATGCTACGCCTAAAACCTCGGTTATGTTTTCTAATGTGAGCTTGTTTGGCCCTTACAAAACAACCGGCATGTCCATTGATCCTAACTTTAAGACGGGTGTTCATATCCGCAGAAACTCCGCGATGTCTTTATTAAACAGTGTGGTTGCGGGTTATCCTACCGGCCTGTTAATTGATGATGCCAAATCAGAAGCAAATGCTACGGCTAATGCCTTACAGATTAAAAACACGATTATTGCGGCGGCTACTACACCTCTGGCAGTTAAGAGTGGCAGCACTTGGGATATTAACACCTGGTTTAATACCGCCGGGTTTGGTAATTCTATTGTAACTGCTAACGCCGATTTAATGATGGCGGGTGACCCCTATGGCTTAACAACTCCTAACTTTCAACCGGCTGCTGGTTCGCCATTATTAACCGGCGCTAGCTTTACCGGCTTAACCGGATTTGACGCAGTTACTTACCGGGGTGCATTTGACGGTACCACCGACTGGACGGCCGGCTGGGCTAACTTTAACCCCCAAAACACCGACTATTAA
- a CDS encoding GNAT family N-acetyltransferase, which produces MSTLITPMREQDWPAVATIYREGMATGNATFQKEVPTWPEWDKSHVPDCRFVAKLDEEVVGWAALSPISSRCVYGGVAEVSVYIKQNNRGQRIGENLLKHLVTASELTGFWTLQASIFPENTASIRIHEKAGFSVVGRRERIGKMDDTWRDTILLERRSATVGID; this is translated from the coding sequence ATGAGTACTTTAATTACCCCCATGCGGGAACAAGATTGGCCGGCAGTAGCCACTATTTACCGCGAAGGAATGGCAACCGGTAATGCTACTTTTCAAAAAGAAGTACCTACCTGGCCGGAATGGGATAAAAGCCACGTGCCGGATTGCCGCTTTGTGGCTAAATTAGACGAGGAAGTAGTAGGTTGGGCAGCGCTTTCGCCAATTTCTTCGCGTTGCGTGTACGGGGGCGTAGCGGAGGTAAGCGTATACATTAAACAAAATAACCGGGGTCAGCGCATCGGCGAAAATTTGCTGAAGCACTTGGTAACGGCCAGTGAATTGACCGGCTTCTGGACTTTACAAGCCAGCATCTTTCCAGAAAATACGGCCAGTATCCGGATTCACGAAAAAGCTGGGTTTAGTGTGGTGGGCCGGCGGGAGCGAATTGGTAAAATGGACGATACCTGGCGGGATACCATCCTTTTAGAAAGACGCAGCGCTACTGTAGGCATAGATTAG